The Pseudomonadota bacterium genomic sequence CGAGAGCGACGTGCGTGTCGCGACGAGCTTGCTGCGCTCCGTCGGAGATCACCTGATCGGCGCCGGCGACACCATTCGCTCAATGCAGGACTACGCGATCGCCCGCGGCGTGGATTTCTCGGAGTACGACCCGTAGTGAGCCAGGTTCTGCGCGCTAAAGCGTGACCCGCGCACGCAGGCTGTCGAGGCTTTCATCCGCGACCGCGCCCTCATCAGCCACCCGACCGGTTTCGACGACGAGATAGCGGTCGGCGACGGCGTGCAGGAAGGCCACGTTCTGCTCGAGCAACAGCACGGCTGCACCCTCGGCAGCACGCGCCCGAAGGCACGCGGCCATGCGCTCGATGTTCTCAGGCTGCACCCCCTCCGAGGGTTCGTCGAGCACCACCACCGCGGTGTCTTCGAGTATTGTCCGCGCAAAGCCGAGCAGTTTGCGCTCACCCCCCGACAGCGTGCCCGCCGGTTGCGCCCCGCGTTCACGCAGCACCGGGAAACAGTCCAGCACAGCGTCTGGCGCACCCCGTGTCGTCGCGATCGCCAGGTTGTCGCCGACACTGAGGCTGTCGAACACGAAGCCGGTTTGCGGCATGTGGCCGAGACCCGCCCGCCGCCGCACATGGGCGGGGTCGCGGCCGAGATCGCGCCCGTCGAGCCGCACCGAGCCCGCCTGCAGTGGCAGCGCACCCGACGCCAGACGCGCCAGCGTGGTCTTGCCAGCGCCGTTGCGGCCAAGCACGCCGAGCACCTCGCCGGGCGCGACGCCACCGGACATCCCGTGTACCACCCGCGTGTCGCCATAGCCGCCACAGACCGTCTCCAACACCAGACCGCGCGTCACTTGCGTGCCCCCGCGTACACCGCCTGCACCGCGGGCAAGCGCCGAACCGTGTCGTAGCTGCCTTCGGCGAGCGTGCGGCCTTGGTGCAGCACCACGACGGAGTCGGCGATCGCCTCGACCAGGCTCATGTCGTGCTCGACCACCACAACCAAAGCATTGCGTGCGCGCTGGTCGTCGCGGATAAGCTGGGTCATCACGGCGGTCTCGGCCGGCGACAGGCCGGCGCAGGGCTCGTCGAGCAGTACCACACGCGGCTCCGCCGCGAGCGCAACGGCGAGCTCGAGAAACTGCCGGTGCCCTTGCGGCAACGCACCGGCCGGGGTGTCCAGCACCCCGGACAGCGGCACGTCCGGGTGACGCAGCACCGCAGCCTGCGCCGGCGATTGCCAGCGCAACGGCGTGGTCCGCAGCCAGTCGTGCCAACGCACCCGGCCCACCATGGCACCGAGCGCGCAGTTCGCCCGCACGGACAGGCTGTCGAACACCGACGGGACTTGCAGCTTTCGGCCGATCCCGTGCGCCAGGGCAGCGTACGGTGGCTGGCTGTCGACCCGCTCAGCGCCGAGGTGGATGGTCCCCTGCGCCAGCGACAGCAGGCCGGTGACGGTGTTCAACACGCTGGTCTTGCCGGCCCCGTTGGGCCCGATCAGACAGACCACACCGGATGCCGGCGTCTCGAATGCCGCGCCGTCGAGGATGCGCACCGACCCGACCTCAACGTCCACCGACGCGAGCTGCAACGCGGCCGGGCAAGGGTCACCGCGCCGCGGTGGGGGTTGCACGGGGTCAGGCACATCGGGCACCGACGACGAGACCCAAGCCCACCGCCTGGAGAGCCACGCGACGCCCTCGGCCAACCCGCCCGGAGCGCGAATCACCACCAGGATGAACAGCACCGCCATCGCCATCTCGGTCACCGCAATGCGGTCGCGCAATTCGGTGGTGGCCACACCCACCACCACCGCACCGAGCACCGGCCCGAGCACGTGGAAGCGGCCGCCGATCGCCGCGAAGATCACGAACTCGGCCGAGAGCGCAAAGCCCGTCGCCGTCGGCGTGACGATGCCTTGGTGCGAGGCGAACAGCATGCCGGCGATCATGGCGACGGCGGCTGACACGCCGAAGGCCAAGCCTTTGACGCGGTGGGTCGCCACACCGAGCAGCTGCAGACGCGGTTCGTTGTCGGCCACCGCCCGCACCAGCACCGCGAGCGGCAGGCGCTCGAGCCACAGGAACAGCGCGGTCACAAACACACTCACCCCCGCAATCAGATAATACAACTCCGAGAAGGGGTCGAGCCCACCGACTGCGTCAAAGCCGGCGAGGCCGTTGAAGCCACCGGTCAGGGCAGTCGCGGTGCCGGCCCACTGCTCGACCGCCAGCACCAGGGCGAGAGTCATCAGGGAAAAATACGGGCCACTGTCACTGCGGCCCCGGAACACCAGCGCCGCAAGCGCGTACGCCGCGAGTGCCAGGGCTGCAACCGTGGCGAGCAGCACGCCCACCTGCACCGGCACCGGTGCCTCGGCGCGCAACAGTCCCGCGGCCACGTAGGCGCCCACACCGAAGAAAAGCGCCTGCCCGAGCGGTAGCACACCTGCCCGCCCCCAGACAAAGCCGATCCCCTGCGCGGCGATCCCGTAGATCAGGAACAAGCCAACCTGGTACGCGGTGAAATCGCCGAAGAGTTCAGGAACGGCGAGCAGCGCGGCGGCGAGCGCGCCGACGGCCAGGAGCACAGAGACCATCGGGTCGCCACCAGAGAAAATAGACAGAGAGACCGAGCACGACAAAGTAGCCCGCGGTCTGGTCGAACACCCCGCCGACCACCGACTGCGTGCCGGCAATCACGGTTGCCCCGACGGCCAGCCCCTCGAGCGAACCGAGCCCGCCGATCACGAGGGCGAAAAACGCCCGGATCAGGTAATCCAGCCCCATCAGGGGTTCGACCGGCACCGTCGGTGCCAGCATCAGCCCGGCCAGGCCGGCCGTGCAGCAGCCGAACACGAAGGCGTTGCACGCCAGTCGGTCGGTGTCGAGCCCGATCCCACGCGCGAGGTCGGGATTTTCCACCATTGCGCGAAGGTGCATCGCCACCGGCGAGCGCACCATCCACACGGCGAAGCCGACGAAGAAAAAGCCAACCGCGGCCAACGCCGCCAAACGGTACGCGGGATAGTCGGCGCCGAACACCGACACCGTGCCGCCGATCGGCAGCGGCACCGATTGGTAGCCACGCCCGAACACCAGCGCCACCCCTTCGCGCAACACGATTGACACGCCCCAGGTGGCGAGCAGGCTGTCGAACAGCCGGCCGTAAAAATGCCGCACCACCGTGCGCTCGAGCACCAGCGCCACCACCGCCACCGAGGCGAGGCAGACCGGCAGCTGACACCAGGCCGGCAGCCCGGCCGCGGCGGTGATCACCGGCGCGTAGGCGCCGATCATCACGAACTCACCGTGCGCCATGTTCATGATGCGCAACTGACCGAAGACCACCGCGAGGCCGAGCGCCACCGCGGCGAGCACCCCCACCTGCCAGAGCACATTGAGCACGAGGACGGCGGACACGGGCGTTGGCTCAGCGGTCGCAGGCGTCGCGCGAGGCAATGCCCTCAAACGCCGAGACGATATCGAATGCCCCGCCGGTGCCATCGGCCAGATAGATGGTCTGCGCCATGTGGCGACCGACCAGGGTGTTGTCCCCGCGCGGCGTCGACCAGCTCAGCCCCTCGGCCGCGGCGTCCATCGCGGCCACCTCGAAGCTGCCCGCCGACGTTGCGAGTGCCGACAACAGCATCAGGCCCTCGTAGGCCGATTGCCCGAGGCCGTTGAGCGCAGCCGCACCCTCGCCGAAGGCATCGTGGTAAGCGCGCGAGAACGCCACCGCCGCGTCAGACTCCACCGCCGCAAAGTACCCGGCCGTGGAAAAGAGCCGGTTCGCGTTCGGCGGCCCGATGCCTGCCAGCGTGTTCTCTTCGATCAGGGTGCCGAGCCGGATCGCCTGCTTGTCGAGGCCGAAGCCCGCAAAAGCCACATTGAACCCGACCGAGCCGCCGCCCACGAGCGTGATCAGCACCCCGTCGGCGCTACTCTGGCGGATGCGCTCCAACGAGGCGTCGAAGGCCGAGACGGAGAAGGGCACGTACTCCTCGCCGACCACCTCGCCACCGGCGTCGGCGATGTACTGCTTCGCCCGCGCGTTGGTGTCGCGCGGCCAATTGTAGTCGTGCCCAATCAGGTACCACCGCGACACGGATTCGGTTGCCATGAGGTGCGGTATCACCGGTTCGAGCTGCTGGCTCGGCGTCTCCCCGGTCACATACAAGCCCGGTGCACACGCACCGCCCTCGTAGACCGGCGTGTAGACGTAGGGCACCTGGCCGCGGAATCGCCCGACCAGCGCCTCACGTACGGCCGAATCGTGCATGCCGACAAAGGCCTCCACACCCTGACCCTTCCAGAGCCGAAGCGCGGCCTGGGCCGCCTCGGCGGGCGGCACGCCGACATCGGCAAAGACCAGCTCCACCGGTTCGCCGTTGATGCCGCCGGCCGCGTTGATTTGTTCCGCGGCAAGCGTGGCCGCGTTGCGCGTGGAGGGTCCAAACAACCCGGCCGGGCCAGAATCGGGCACCAGCACGCCCACTTTCACCGCCGCCTGGGCGCTCAGTGTCAGGGCGCTGCAGACAAGGGCTGCGAGCAGCGTA encodes the following:
- a CDS encoding ATP-binding cassette domain-containing protein: MTRGLVLETVCGGYGDTRVVHGMSGGVAPGEVLGVLGRNGAGKTTLARLASGALPLQAGSVRLDGRDLGRDPAHVRRRAGLGHMPQTGFVFDSLSVGDNLAIATTRGAPDAVLDCFPVLRERGAQPAGTLSGGERKLLGFARTILEDTAVVVLDEPSEGVQPENIERMAACLRARAAEGAAVLLLEQNVAFLHAVADRYLVVETGRVADEGAVADESLDSLRARVTL
- a CDS encoding ATP-binding cassette domain-containing protein; the encoded protein is MVSVLLAVGALAAALLAVPELFGDFTAYQVGLFLIYGIAAQGIGFVWGRAGVLPLGQALFFGVGAYVAAGLLRAEAPVPVQVGVLLATVAALALAAYALAALVFRGRSDSGPYFSLMTLALVLAVEQWAGTATALTGGFNGLAGFDAVGGLDPFSELYYLIAGVSVFVTALFLWLERLPLAVLVRAVADNEPRLQLLGVATHRVKGLAFGVSAAVAMIAGMLFASHQGIVTPTATGFALSAEFVIFAAIGGRFHVLGPVLGAVVVGVATTELRDRIAVTEMAMAVLFILVVIRAPGGLAEGVAWLSRRWAWVSSSVPDVPDPVQPPPRRGDPCPAALQLASVDVEVGSVRILDGAAFETPASGVVCLIGPNGAGKTSVLNTVTGLLSLAQGTIHLGAERVDSQPPYAALAHGIGRKLQVPSVFDSLSVRANCALGAMVGRVRWHDWLRTTPLRWQSPAQAAVLRHPDVPLSGVLDTPAGALPQGHRQFLELAVALAAEPRVVLLDEPCAGLSPAETAVMTQLIRDDQRARNALVVVVEHDMSLVEAIADSVVVLHQGRTLAEGSYDTVRRLPAVQAVYAGARK
- a CDS encoding branched-chain amino acid ABC transporter permease — protein: MSAVLVLNVLWQVGVLAAVALGLAVVFGQLRIMNMAHGEFVMIGAYAPVITAAAGLPAWCQLPVCLASVAVVALVLERTVVRHFYGRLFDSLLATWGVSIVLREGVALVFGRGYQSVPLPIGGTVSVFGADYPAYRLAALAAVGFFFVGFAVWMVRSPVAMHLRAMVENPDLARGIGLDTDRLACNAFVFGCCTAGLAGLMLAPTVPVEPLMGLDYLIRAFFALVIGGLGSLEGLAVGATVIAGTQSVVGGVFDQTAGYFVVLGLSVYFLWWRPDGLCAPGRRRARRRAARRS
- a CDS encoding substrate-binding domain-containing protein — its product is MRLNKPTLLAALVCSALTLSAQAAVKVGVLVPDSGPAGLFGPSTRNAATLAAEQINAAGGINGEPVELVFADVGVPPAEAAQAALRLWKGQGVEAFVGMHDSAVREALVGRFRGQVPYVYTPVYEGGACAPGLYVTGETPSQQLEPVIPHLMATESVSRWYLIGHDYNWPRDTNARAKQYIADAGGEVVGEEYVPFSVSAFDASLERIRQSSADGVLITLVGGGSVGFNVAFAGFGLDKQAIRLGTLIEENTLAGIGPPNANRLFSTAGYFAAVESDAAVAFSRAYHDAFGEGAAALNGLGQSAYEGLMLLSALATSAGSFEVAAMDAAAEGLSWSTPRGDNTLVGRHMAQTIYLADGTGGAFDIVSAFEGIASRDACDR